The following proteins are encoded in a genomic region of Brachypodium distachyon strain Bd21 chromosome 1, Brachypodium_distachyon_v3.0, whole genome shotgun sequence:
- the LOC104582297 gene encoding uncharacterized protein LOC104582297 encodes MALYWFHVQKISGHFDGCEFHHIPRAENEAADALSKLGSTRQAIPARVALEHLRKPSIKPSPESESIFIPASSELRAAPMDIDSGSGSGNPSTERLNSAETMAIEPMEMDEPDEPIFTTRLVPAWAEPIMSYLKDGSLPEEELLARQIQRRAKAYTIINGELYKRSVTNIL; translated from the coding sequence atGGCGCTGTACTGGttccatgttcagaagatcagtggccatTTTGACGGATGCGAATTTCACCACATACCTCGGGCAGAAAATGAAGCAGCCGACGCATTGTCGAAACTCGGTTCAACACGACAAGCCATTCCGGCTAGGGTGGCACTAGAGCATTTACGAAAGCCATCTATCAAACCATCACCAGAATCAGAGTCTATATTTATCCCGGCGAGTTCAGAACTCCGCGCCGCTCCCATGGACATTGATAGTGGCAGCGGTTCCGGTAACCCGAGTACCGAGCGCCTTAACTCAGCAGAAACAATGGCAattgagccaatggagatgGACGAGCCGGATGAGCCGATCTTCACCACTCGTCTTGTGCCGGCCTGGGCGGAACCGATAATGTCCtacctcaaagatgggagtctcccggaagaggaaCTGTTGGCAAGGCAAATCCAGAGAAGAGCGAAAgcatacaccatcatcaatggcgagctTTACAAAAGGAGCGTTACCAACATCCTGTAG
- the LOC100826720 gene encoding TATA box-binding protein-associated factor RNA polymerase I subunit B isoform X3 yields MDDDGDHYGGGEGSITLRCNECSATEVYSPDDAVDGFFSCRRCYAVHTSTQVTATDPNDFNDSMPFLRRVPTQTPQTPAPYRTPHPAHGGPTARPFDDFDEPSAPQDFAPGADAWGNPEELVAQVRRRYVLGLQVILQRQLEVLVERHRVGALICGVAGTIWVRLVAASKVFDEMWPQKVLAQDEAVEKLKRSASEGDQKPHQVKYELADAALARKGTRKRCEFIFLRSLRTMLPLYSTLAVSFLACHIAREAILPTDISRWATEGKLPYVAAFTEVDKLLGSALKCPLDARQLFRPVRVIGTWQLEAAAGSIAQRIGLRLPSVNFYAIAQRYLNELSLPVERILPHACHIYEWAMPAELWLSSNSDRIPTRVYVMAILIVSLRFLYNINGQGIWEEICEAGITAGGSDPDANSLPSMKPECRTNAFGTKELLCTLAEACDKIDVGHDYSKDLRSYLKYCKDVVFPGIAYSVEEAHLIEIFHDMYKAGEGQLLFVMA; encoded by the exons ATGGACGACGACGGGGATCACtacggcggcggagaaggaaGCATCACCCTGCGCTGCAATGAGTGCTCCGCCACCGAAGTCTACAGCCCCGACGATGCCGTGGACGGCTTCTTCTCGTGCCGCCGGTGCTACGCCGTCCATACCTCCACCCAGGTGACCGCCACCGACCCCAACGATTTCAACGACAGTATGCCTTTTCTACGCCGTGTACCTACCCAGACACCTCAAACTCCCGCGCCCTACCGAACTCCTCACCCCGCGCATGGCGGCCCAACCGCTCGCCCATTCGATGACTTTGATGAGCCGAGCGCGCCTCAGGACTTCGCGCCTGGCGCTGATGCTTGGGGCAATCCCGAGGAGCTGGTGGCGCAGGTCCGGCGGCGCTATGTGCTGGGGTTGCAAGTGATcctgcagcggcagctggaAGTGCTGGTGGAGAGGCACCGTGTGGGTGCGCTCATCTGCGGCGTTGCTGGAACAATTTGGGTGCGGTTGGTGGCCGCGTCCAaggtgttcgatgaaatgTGGCCGCAGAAGGTGCTCGCTCAGGACGAGGCTGTGGAGAAACTGAAACGCTCTGCCAGTGAAG GTGACCAGAAACCTCACCAGGTGAAGTATGAATTGGCTGATGCAGCCTTGGCTCGAAAAGGTACCAGAAAAAGGTGCGAGTTCATCTTTCTGCGCTCATTGAGGACGATGCTGCCACTGTACTCAACATTGGCTGTTTCTTTCTTGGCTTGTCATATTGCCCGGGAAGCCATCCTACCTACTGATATTTCCAGGTGGGCAACTGAGGGTAAGCTTCCTTATGTGGCAGCATTTacagaagtggacaagctctTGGGGAGCGCTCTAAAATGTCCTTTGGATGCAAGACAACTATTCAGGCCAGTTCGAGTGATTGGAACATGGCAACTGGAAGCCGCAGCTGGGTCCATAGCACAAAGAATAGGCCTGCGTCTTCCTTCAGTTAATTTCTATGCTATTGCTCAACGCTACTTGAATGAGTTGTCTCTGCCAGTAGAAAGAATCCTCCCTCATGCATGCCACATATATGAGTGGGCTATGCCTGCAGAACTATGGTTGTCTAGTAATTCGGATAGGATCCCTACACGGGTATATGTAATGGCCATACTAATAGTGTCTCTAAGATTTCTGTACAACATTAATGGTCAAGGGATATGGGAG GAGATCTGCGAGGCAGGAATAACTGCAGGTGGGTCTGACCCTGATGCAAATTCACTACCATCTATGAAGCCTGAATGCAGGACCAATGCATTTGGCACAAAAGAGTTGCTCTGCACTCTTGCAGAGGCTTGTGATAAAATTGATGTTGGACATG ACTATTCGAAGGACCTTCGCTCTTATCTCAAATATTGCAAAGATGTCGTTTTTCCTGGGATTGCATATTCAGTTGAGGAGGCGCATTTAATAGAGATCTTTCATGATATGTACAAAGCAGGAGAG GGACAGCTGTTGTTTGTGATGGCTTAA
- the LOC100826720 gene encoding TATA box-binding protein-associated factor RNA polymerase I subunit B isoform X2, producing MDDDGDHYGGGEGSITLRCNECSATEVYSPDDAVDGFFSCRRCYAVHTSTQVTATDPNDFNDSMPFLRRVPTQTPQTPAPYRTPHPAHGGPTARPFDDFDEPSAPQDFAPGADAWGNPEELVAQVRRRYVLGLQVILQRQLEVLVERHRVGALICGVAGTIWVRLVAASKVFDEMWPQKVLAQDEAVEKLKRSASEGDQKPHQVKYELADAALARKGTRKRCEFIFLRSLRTMLPLYSTLAVSFLACHIAREAILPTDISRWATEGKLPYVAAFTEVDKLLGSALKCPLDARQLFRPVRVIGTWQLEAAAGSIAQRIGLRLPSEICEAGITAGGSDPDANSLPSMKPECRTNAFGTKELLCTLAEACDKIDVGHDYSKDLRSYLKYCKDVVFPGIAYSVEEAHLIEIFHDMYKAGEDDNPKVHMEEMQTTNGVNKRCQDGTFVGARRFSTSSGIQRIKSEMEDHGFCYMPPGRGLRSDNYLHYRRKTVSGSLVSVSHADYYILIRAFAKLAEVDIRIIHASVLKLERRLASIEKRIGRSLDALQNLPSLANG from the exons ATGGACGACGACGGGGATCACtacggcggcggagaaggaaGCATCACCCTGCGCTGCAATGAGTGCTCCGCCACCGAAGTCTACAGCCCCGACGATGCCGTGGACGGCTTCTTCTCGTGCCGCCGGTGCTACGCCGTCCATACCTCCACCCAGGTGACCGCCACCGACCCCAACGATTTCAACGACAGTATGCCTTTTCTACGCCGTGTACCTACCCAGACACCTCAAACTCCCGCGCCCTACCGAACTCCTCACCCCGCGCATGGCGGCCCAACCGCTCGCCCATTCGATGACTTTGATGAGCCGAGCGCGCCTCAGGACTTCGCGCCTGGCGCTGATGCTTGGGGCAATCCCGAGGAGCTGGTGGCGCAGGTCCGGCGGCGCTATGTGCTGGGGTTGCAAGTGATcctgcagcggcagctggaAGTGCTGGTGGAGAGGCACCGTGTGGGTGCGCTCATCTGCGGCGTTGCTGGAACAATTTGGGTGCGGTTGGTGGCCGCGTCCAaggtgttcgatgaaatgTGGCCGCAGAAGGTGCTCGCTCAGGACGAGGCTGTGGAGAAACTGAAACGCTCTGCCAGTGAAG GTGACCAGAAACCTCACCAGGTGAAGTATGAATTGGCTGATGCAGCCTTGGCTCGAAAAGGTACCAGAAAAAGGTGCGAGTTCATCTTTCTGCGCTCATTGAGGACGATGCTGCCACTGTACTCAACATTGGCTGTTTCTTTCTTGGCTTGTCATATTGCCCGGGAAGCCATCCTACCTACTGATATTTCCAGGTGGGCAACTGAGGGTAAGCTTCCTTATGTGGCAGCATTTacagaagtggacaagctctTGGGGAGCGCTCTAAAATGTCCTTTGGATGCAAGACAACTATTCAGGCCAGTTCGAGTGATTGGAACATGGCAACTGGAAGCCGCAGCTGGGTCCATAGCACAAAGAATAGGCCTGCGTCTTCCTTCA GAGATCTGCGAGGCAGGAATAACTGCAGGTGGGTCTGACCCTGATGCAAATTCACTACCATCTATGAAGCCTGAATGCAGGACCAATGCATTTGGCACAAAAGAGTTGCTCTGCACTCTTGCAGAGGCTTGTGATAAAATTGATGTTGGACATG ACTATTCGAAGGACCTTCGCTCTTATCTCAAATATTGCAAAGATGTCGTTTTTCCTGGGATTGCATATTCAGTTGAGGAGGCGCATTTAATAGAGATCTTTCATGATATGTACAAAGCAGGAGAG GATGATAATCCAAAAGTGCACATGGAGGAAATGCAAACTACGAATGGAGTGAATAAACGCTGCCAGGATGGAACATTTGTTGGTGCAAGGCGCTTTTCTACATCATCAGGGATACAAAGGATTAAGTCAGAAATGGAAGATCATGGATTTTGTTATATGCCGCCAGGGAGGGGGCTAAGATCAGATAATTATCTTCACTATAGAAGGAAGACAGTATCTGGCAGTCTTGTTTCCGTTTCACATGCTGATTATTACATATTGATACGCGCCTTTGCAAAGCTTGCAGAAGTTGATATTAGGATTATTCATGCCAGTGTGCTAAAACTTGAGCGGAGGCTTGCCTCGATAGAAAAACGAATAGGCAGAAGCTTGGATGCCTTGCAAAATCTACCTAGCCTCGCAAATGGTTAA
- the LOC100826720 gene encoding TATA box-binding protein-associated factor RNA polymerase I subunit B isoform X1, with amino-acid sequence MDDDGDHYGGGEGSITLRCNECSATEVYSPDDAVDGFFSCRRCYAVHTSTQVTATDPNDFNDSMPFLRRVPTQTPQTPAPYRTPHPAHGGPTARPFDDFDEPSAPQDFAPGADAWGNPEELVAQVRRRYVLGLQVILQRQLEVLVERHRVGALICGVAGTIWVRLVAASKVFDEMWPQKVLAQDEAVEKLKRSASEGDQKPHQVKYELADAALARKGTRKRCEFIFLRSLRTMLPLYSTLAVSFLACHIAREAILPTDISRWATEGKLPYVAAFTEVDKLLGSALKCPLDARQLFRPVRVIGTWQLEAAAGSIAQRIGLRLPSVNFYAIAQRYLNELSLPVERILPHACHIYEWAMPAELWLSSNSDRIPTRVYVMAILIVSLRFLYNINGQGIWEEICEAGITAGGSDPDANSLPSMKPECRTNAFGTKELLCTLAEACDKIDVGHDYSKDLRSYLKYCKDVVFPGIAYSVEEAHLIEIFHDMYKAGEDDNPKVHMEEMQTTNGVNKRCQDGTFVGARRFSTSSGIQRIKSEMEDHGFCYMPPGRGLRSDNYLHYRRKTVSGSLVSVSHADYYILIRAFAKLAEVDIRIIHASVLKLERRLASIEKRIGRSLDALQNLPSLANG; translated from the exons ATGGACGACGACGGGGATCACtacggcggcggagaaggaaGCATCACCCTGCGCTGCAATGAGTGCTCCGCCACCGAAGTCTACAGCCCCGACGATGCCGTGGACGGCTTCTTCTCGTGCCGCCGGTGCTACGCCGTCCATACCTCCACCCAGGTGACCGCCACCGACCCCAACGATTTCAACGACAGTATGCCTTTTCTACGCCGTGTACCTACCCAGACACCTCAAACTCCCGCGCCCTACCGAACTCCTCACCCCGCGCATGGCGGCCCAACCGCTCGCCCATTCGATGACTTTGATGAGCCGAGCGCGCCTCAGGACTTCGCGCCTGGCGCTGATGCTTGGGGCAATCCCGAGGAGCTGGTGGCGCAGGTCCGGCGGCGCTATGTGCTGGGGTTGCAAGTGATcctgcagcggcagctggaAGTGCTGGTGGAGAGGCACCGTGTGGGTGCGCTCATCTGCGGCGTTGCTGGAACAATTTGGGTGCGGTTGGTGGCCGCGTCCAaggtgttcgatgaaatgTGGCCGCAGAAGGTGCTCGCTCAGGACGAGGCTGTGGAGAAACTGAAACGCTCTGCCAGTGAAG GTGACCAGAAACCTCACCAGGTGAAGTATGAATTGGCTGATGCAGCCTTGGCTCGAAAAGGTACCAGAAAAAGGTGCGAGTTCATCTTTCTGCGCTCATTGAGGACGATGCTGCCACTGTACTCAACATTGGCTGTTTCTTTCTTGGCTTGTCATATTGCCCGGGAAGCCATCCTACCTACTGATATTTCCAGGTGGGCAACTGAGGGTAAGCTTCCTTATGTGGCAGCATTTacagaagtggacaagctctTGGGGAGCGCTCTAAAATGTCCTTTGGATGCAAGACAACTATTCAGGCCAGTTCGAGTGATTGGAACATGGCAACTGGAAGCCGCAGCTGGGTCCATAGCACAAAGAATAGGCCTGCGTCTTCCTTCAGTTAATTTCTATGCTATTGCTCAACGCTACTTGAATGAGTTGTCTCTGCCAGTAGAAAGAATCCTCCCTCATGCATGCCACATATATGAGTGGGCTATGCCTGCAGAACTATGGTTGTCTAGTAATTCGGATAGGATCCCTACACGGGTATATGTAATGGCCATACTAATAGTGTCTCTAAGATTTCTGTACAACATTAATGGTCAAGGGATATGGGAG GAGATCTGCGAGGCAGGAATAACTGCAGGTGGGTCTGACCCTGATGCAAATTCACTACCATCTATGAAGCCTGAATGCAGGACCAATGCATTTGGCACAAAAGAGTTGCTCTGCACTCTTGCAGAGGCTTGTGATAAAATTGATGTTGGACATG ACTATTCGAAGGACCTTCGCTCTTATCTCAAATATTGCAAAGATGTCGTTTTTCCTGGGATTGCATATTCAGTTGAGGAGGCGCATTTAATAGAGATCTTTCATGATATGTACAAAGCAGGAGAG GATGATAATCCAAAAGTGCACATGGAGGAAATGCAAACTACGAATGGAGTGAATAAACGCTGCCAGGATGGAACATTTGTTGGTGCAAGGCGCTTTTCTACATCATCAGGGATACAAAGGATTAAGTCAGAAATGGAAGATCATGGATTTTGTTATATGCCGCCAGGGAGGGGGCTAAGATCAGATAATTATCTTCACTATAGAAGGAAGACAGTATCTGGCAGTCTTGTTTCCGTTTCACATGCTGATTATTACATATTGATACGCGCCTTTGCAAAGCTTGCAGAAGTTGATATTAGGATTATTCATGCCAGTGTGCTAAAACTTGAGCGGAGGCTTGCCTCGATAGAAAAACGAATAGGCAGAAGCTTGGATGCCTTGCAAAATCTACCTAGCCTCGCAAATGGTTAA